The DNA window ATATTGCTATTAGAAAATAGATGGAATTTATACTCCTGGAGTCGTTGGAAGATTACATACTTATGCTGTCTCATGTTATACACAAAGGCAGATCCTTCCTGCCTTCTCTGACAAAGTTAGGCTAAGCTGTGATTTCAATACACCACACTGACTTgtacaattctttttttttttttttttactccttcATCTGTCTGTATCCATCTGTTGTCTCCTGTCTTACATGTGTTTATAAATGAATTGAGGCTTTAGGATGGAGCCTGCCTCTATTTGTGTGTTAGCATCAGAGGGACTTACATCTGGTTCTACACTGGCTACAGAAAAAGCAGGTTTTGGCAGAGCTTTGTAGCTAAATTTGCTATGTTGTGTTGTATATGTATAACTTCCCTCCGTCTAACTGTGAAAGGGACTGCTTTAACAAACTTTAAATTTTGCCTGAACACATTTAGATAAAAAAAAGTATAGAATTAATGAGTAATTTTTGGTAGAGATTGGACTACAACTATGGGTTCAGGTCAGAAATTTTGCTTATACTGGAGATACATATTTGAGACTTAATCTGACATAACATTCAATAGAAtataaacctccagaaaaccagTGACAGACTAAAATGTTAAATACCCTTGTTAGTAGCTGTCTGCCCACAGATGCTTTCATAGTTGAAAAGCTTATGGTTGAGAATGCATTCTTTTTTTGAGTTaagctgcagctgagctcaTTTTATTTGCAGTCTCTAGTATACATATTTTGAAATGCTTTGCAGTTTTGAAGCATGTTATGCCTTTGTAGGTCTTATTATGGTTTTGTTAAGTGTTAGGTCTGTAAAACCCTTTCCCTTCTCTTGTGCTGCAGGTTGGACTAGACTTCACTCCCAGATTTGCCAGCACTGATGAACAGAAGGAAGGACAAAGACAGGTTTTGATCAAGCAGATTGAGCTGGCAAGAAGACTGGATTTGCCATTGTAGGTTTTGTTTACACCAGAAGGAGAATTTGCCAGGTCTCAGTAACATGCTGAAATACTTCCCAGGATTTATGGTTATTAAGTGCGCGCAGAACTTTTTTTAGATGGATTAAACTGGCATAAGTATCCTGTCAGTCTTGGGTTTGAGATTTAATTACAGAATTTTCCTTGTATTTGCACTTCTGTACAGACATCTTATATGTCCTGTCCGTGCTATGTTTTTCCTATCTTTACTGTAGCTGAAAGGATTCATATATACgtccctgtttttttttcttgataaaagttgtaatacatattaattattttcatccCAAGATACTGTTAGTTTGTTtgtatttgcaaaaaaaaaaaggtatttggCTAAATTTCCTAATACTGGGCCTCTCCTTGCTGTGCAGAAATGTTCATTCCCGCTCAGCTGGAAGACCAACCATTAATCTCTTGAAGGAACAAGGTATGCTTTTAATGCATTTCTTCTGCCTGTTGGCTTTTACCAACAGGatttctccagctgtgccacatCCTCTCATCAGTTTGTGTGTGTTTAACTCAAGAGCAAAAGTGCAGAGTTTCTGTGTTAATTCTGTATGGGACCCAGGTCCTGTTGGAAGCTGACGTGGCAGCCCTGCTGTAACCTGATGATgtggtttgctttgtttctccAAGGTGCTACCAAGGTGTTGCTCCATGCTTTTGATGGGAAGCCATCTGTAGCCATGGAAGGGGTGAAAGCTGGATACTACTTCTCCATTCCTCCTTCCATTATAAGGAGTGAACAGGTAATGTTTTGTCCTGCTTCCAGCTGGGGTCTGCTCCTTCTCTGTGCATTGCACATTTTTACTTTGGCTGAATTTCTGCCTGGGGCTTTTGCTTTATCTGGACTTCAGAGGGGGAATTCTGGCTGAAACAGCTCAGTTACTCCTGAGAACagggggtgtttttttcttgttttattgtGGTTTCTGGTGAACTCTTCTTTGGAAGATTCTGCCATTGTACTGTTTTACAGTAGGGACAAGAAATGTAGAGGGGTAGTTTTTGTGATAGGACTGCTTTCTATGATAAGCTCAGGAAATGTAAGAGAGGAAAAAGTTTGATTTAAGTGGAGGGAGCATGAGGGGTGGAAATGAATGGGGATGAGGTCAGGTACTTaggaggaaggaaagcaaaCTGGGGTTGAGAGGTaaagcagagaggaggaaaagataCACAAATATTATATGCACAGAAAATAGCAAATTGGAATTGCACTGACAGCTCTATAAGTGCAATATAACTGCATGGTTTAATAAATAACAATGAATTTAGCACTGATGGATATTTAGAAAACAGGAGAACCCTAATTTGAGGGGACTTCTTGAGCAGCTCTTGGTGTTCTTGCTTCCATTCAGAAATTGTTGATAAAATGTAAACAGTGGCACCAAAGTCTTTTGATGTTGCCTTTAAATGTACGGAATATCCTCCcttcatgtttttttctcaCAGGTTTAAGTGCACAAAGCATTTAATggctttcttattttcttcaagAAGCAGAAGCTTGTGAAACAGTTGCCTCTGGAAAATATGTGTTTGGAAACTGATTCTCCTGCTCTAGGGCCTGAAAAGCAGGTAAGTGATGGGAGGGAGGGACTTCTGTGTATTTGTATCCAAACCCACACCTTGTGGAAGTCAGCTACTGGCACAGGATAGTGGAGTAATCTAAGCATGGttagaagaaaggaaagaggttTCCAAGGGAACTTAATGTAAGAGGGATGGATACATGTCATTTTTCTGCCACACATGCCATGATGTGACTGAAGTTGTCTCAGAAGCACTTGTGATCTCTAGGGGTCTGTaatttggttggttgttttgtttttcaggtgaGAAACGAACCCAAAAATATCTACATTGCTGCTGAATACATTGCCAAAATTAAAGGAATTCCAGTTGGAGAAGTTATAGAGGTGACTACACAGAATGCACTAAAAGTATTCCCCAAACTTCAGCACTTTCTTCGGATATAGGTTCAGAAACTGAAATATATGATGTTGCAGAAAGTATTACTTGTGGTGTAATTACTAAAACCAAGGTACATCTTGTGTTAAAGTGGAGTTTTGCAGTTGGAAGTTAAGATGTAAGGAGTGTTATATAGCTGGATAGGATAAAATTGGGAATTTCTCAAAGGCTGTTGGTGTGCACTGTAATAATCTCTTGGATGTGATAAAAACACATTGTTTCTTTGCATCTCTCATGTCTATGAACACATATTTTGTAACGAAGAGTACCATAAAGTTGTCAATGTAGTTTCTCAGGCTGCTTGCCAGCTGCTCCTAATCTGGGAGATGGCTCCTGTACAGTGCTTGATGTCCCCTTCACTCCTTATTTCTGCTGACTGAAAGTCACAAGTTGTGGACCCAGTCATGGTAAGAAAGCTCCTGTTACAACTGGCCAATTATGCATCCCTTTCTGAGCCATTAAAAGAACCCAGCTGGACAGACATTCTCTGTATTCTGTGCTGACTGGACTCCGAGTGGTGCAGACACaacatcttttcaaaatacagttGGGAGGAAAGAATTATAGCCCATCTACTCCTCTCCTTTTCCCGTGTATAAAACAGTAGTTGCCAAGATCTTGGCTACTTTGAGAAGGATTTTCTtggatatttaaaataatttatttttttaatagtgttCAAAGAAAACAGCCTGTGTTTGGTCTTAGTTAAGGATTCACTCTTCTAACTGCTCAGTATCAGGAGATATAGGATGTGAAAAGGAGACAAGCTCAATTTTGTCATATATTGGAGGTGGTCTCTGTGGATTCAGCTATGTTGTGCAGTGTCCTAAAACTGAATCTGGTCCTCCCTCACAGCACCTGTGTGGACACAGGCCTGTGAAATACTGATCAAAACTTTGTTGATTATAAACCAGCAATTGAACCAGGTGGGTTTTACATGGCACCCAGCTCTTCTGAGGGCCACTAAGTGAAGGTTTTCTCTCACTATGGGGAGTTTTACCAGGTCAGTGAAGAAAATATACAAGTATTAACTTAGTTCAGGACCACCTCAGGGAGGCAAGGGGCCAAAGCTTGCAATATAAGTCATGCTCTATCGTAAAGTCCTGTTTTCCTTCATGTCTTCCTCAGTTTCTTAAAACCACATTGtcaggaggttttttttctgtctttatcaGAACAGCTGTTCTGCCTTTTGACTAGAGGTAGCTTACTAAGTTTAAACATGTGTTCCTAAACAGTTTTCAGCCTGCAGCAAACAACCAAACTTAAATAATTTGTCTCTATTACAACTTGTATTTAAAGCAGCAAACACCTGGATCTTTGCTGAGTGATCCAAAGGAGTTAGAGCCATTCCTTATCCTGCATCTACAGGCACCATTTCCACTAAATGGAATGAAGGACAGAGTTTGCCTCCAGATGGTGCTAGGGAACAGGTGTGCAATAGTCAGAATATTAGTGTGATTCACTTAATGATTAATAATCATGTCATTGGAGATGCTAAACGTGATAGATACCGGGCAACCTTACATGTacttcctgctgcctgtgtgttGGGAAGTCTCCCAGTATTGCTGGGAAATGCAACTATGTGATGAGATGCTCTTGGCAAGAAGTCAGGCAGCATCCAAATGTTTGCAAAGTCTTGAcctaattatttttctctatgGAATTCTTAGCATTGGATGAAAACACTGGTTTTGCAAAAAGAGGGAATATTAAAtagtctcctcaaaatccctgtCTCTGCAGGGGGGTGGCATTGCTCTGGTTCAGCCTTAGTCTTACAGCAGGATGATTCCTGAGTGTTGGAATCCTTTTTGCTGTAGCAGAAACTTTCAACACACTCACTTCCTGCAGCTCCCGTGTGggcagggcactgctgaggtgGGCAGCCCCCGGGGGCCATGGGGCTCTGGGACAGCCTGTGTCCctgggccctgcagcagcaggccTGGAGCTGCTTTTGGTGGTGCGGGAGTGTGGTTGAGGCTGGCGAAGGAGGCACAGAGTTGCTCCCCCCTGGGCCAGGGAGAGCTGGCATTGCAACAGCCGTGGGCAGGGTGAGCCTGGCAGGGGGCCCATGGCAAAACAAGCTGGCTTTGTCCTCTCCTTAGACCTGCGGCGCCAGAGCTAAGTCATGGAGTAGGTGACCTGGAGTTCCAGAAAAGGAAAGTGCGGTGTGACTCCCACCCTGCCTTGGCATCCCTGACACATAACAAGGGTCAGAAGCAGTGCCcttttcccagtgctgctggttCGACTGCGAGTTGTGCCCCAGTCCCCGCAGTGAGTGCTGAGGGTGGGCTGCAGGCACTGGAAATAAAGTTGTTGCTCTGCCCAGGAAACTCTTTAATTTGCTCACTCAGGACTGGTGGTACTGCTGTGCAGTGAGGAGGAAGTGTGGTTTCTGAGCTGGAAAACATCACCAATCCTCAGCAGTCATTCTGTAACTTTACCTCATAAGGGGGATTTAATAGAAGGCTTGGATTTCTGCCTGCATTCCTAGGCTAACACCTGGCCTGGAGAGGCTGGGGAAGGGTGGGTGGCTTTGGGGGTGCTGCGTGCACTGTGAAGCCTTCCATCCCCACGAAGGTTGGCCTTAGCAACATCAGTGTGTGTGCTGAACCCTGGTGCAAGCCTCTCAGGGTGTCTGGATAAACCATGCCTTCCCCTAGGTAACACAGGAGGCTGAAGTGGTCAAGGATGTATTGGAGGAAGGACACAGTGCAAATTTAGTGTTTGGGAAAGTAAGTGGTGACCCAAGTTTCCTTTTCAGCCATACCATCAATTTAGGAGGTCACACACAGCCCAGATGACCTCTGTCTCAGAGAATGGCACAGATTGTCTGCAGCAGTGTGGAAAGTGGTAGGTCTCAATCTCCATTGTACCTTCATCCATCAGCTTTCCTTGGGATGCTACAAACAGCAGATCTGGTTGCACTTTGCAGGACTGCCCATGTTGTTTTACTTTCAGGATGTTCATGGAGTGATAAAAAACCAAGGA is part of the Poecile atricapillus isolate bPoeAtr1 chromosome 3, bPoeAtr1.hap1, whole genome shotgun sequence genome and encodes:
- the TATDN3 gene encoding putative deoxyribonuclease TATDN3 isoform X2; amino-acid sequence: MAGPVDCHCHLAAPCFQRDVAAVVRAAEQAAVSALVVVSEQAGEFRSVVELSERFPGFVLPCLGVHPVQEVSPEEQRSVALKDLDAALPLIEFYKDKLVGIGEVGLDFTPRFASTDEQKEGQRQVLIKQIELARRLDLPLNVHSRSAGRPTINLLKEQGATKVLLHAFDGKPSVAMEGVKAGYYFSIPPSIIRSEQQKLVKQLPLENMCLETDSPALGPEKQVRNEPKNIYIAAEYIAKIKGIPVGEVIEVTTQNALKVFPKLQHFLRI
- the TATDN3 gene encoding putative deoxyribonuclease TATDN3 isoform X3, whose product is MAGPVDCHCHLAAPCFQRDVAAVVRAAEQAAVSALVVVSEQAGEFRSVVELSERFPGFVLPCLGVHPVQEVSPEEQRSVALKDLDAALPLIEFYKDKLVGIGEVGLDFTPRFASTDEQKEGQRQVLIKQIELARRLDLPLNVHSRSAGRPTINLLKEQGATKVLLHAFDGKPSVAMEGVKAGYYFSIPPSIIRSEQKLVKQLPLENMCLETDSPALGPEKQVRNEPKNIYIAAEYIAKIKGIPVGEVIEVTTQNALKVFPKLQHFLRI
- the TATDN3 gene encoding putative deoxyribonuclease TATDN3 isoform X1; translation: MAGPVDCHCHLAAPCFQRDVAAVVRAAEQAAVSALVVVSEQAGEFRSVVELSERFPGFVLPCLGVHPVQEVSPEEQRSVALKDLDAALPLIEFYKDKLVGIGEVGLDFTPRFASTDEQKEGQRQVLIKQIELARRLDLPLNVHSRSAGRPTINLLKEQGATKVLLHAFDGKPSVAMEGVKAGYYFSIPPSIIRSEQKQKLVKQLPLENMCLETDSPALGPEKQVRNEPKNIYIAAEYIAKIKGIPVGEVIEVTTQNALKVFPKLQHFLRI